A window of the Magnetococcales bacterium genome harbors these coding sequences:
- a CDS encoding peptidylprolyl isomerase — protein MVAWTFSACDLKAAESINSNKGDKVMVVLTTSMGDITVELDAAKAPLSVKNFLAYVEEGFFDGTIFHRVIPGFMVQCGGMLPDMKEKRTHAPIKNEANNGLKNTRGTLAMARTQVVDSATSQFFINVADNVFLDHGGRDFGYAVFGRVVKGMEVVDQIVGVPTGNRAGHQNVPLQPITIVKAQRLEQ, from the coding sequence ATGGTGGCATGGACCTTTTCGGCGTGTGACCTGAAGGCGGCAGAATCGATCAACAGCAACAAAGGAGACAAAGTGATGGTGGTATTGACAACATCCATGGGTGACATCACCGTGGAACTGGACGCCGCCAAGGCGCCCCTCTCTGTAAAAAATTTTTTGGCCTACGTGGAAGAGGGCTTTTTCGATGGCACCATCTTTCATCGGGTGATTCCCGGGTTCATGGTCCAGTGTGGGGGCATGTTGCCGGACATGAAAGAGAAAAGGACACACGCACCCATCAAGAATGAAGCCAACAACGGCCTGAAAAACACCCGAGGCACCCTGGCCATGGCGCGAACCCAGGTGGTGGACAGTGCCACCTCCCAGTTTTTCATCAATGTGGCCGATAATGTCTTCCTGGATCACGGTGGCCGGGATTTCGGCTATGCCGTGTTCGGGCGTGTGGTAAAAGGTATGGAGGTTGTCGATCAAATTGTCGGTGTACCCACCGGCAACCGGGCCGGACACCAGAATGTGCCGCTGCAACCCATCACCATCGTCAAGGCCCAGCGCCTGGAACAATAG